One genomic window of Brachionichthys hirsutus isolate HB-005 chromosome 22, CSIRO-AGI_Bhir_v1, whole genome shotgun sequence includes the following:
- the cradd gene encoding death domain-containing protein CRADD: MEPAHRALLRAHRLDLSGQLLVSDSIVPLLYQDDILTESQVEDIESQPTNRHKCLKLLALLPSRGPRAFDSFLRSLDEFGWVRDQLVLELRTQPGPGPTDVCRLPDSVLRKVPSDRDLSRLASGLGAQWEVVLLDLGLPAEAVFRCRSDHALSCHGAALAGLVLWRRREGRTATVQRLSQSLKAADVHPSVLEDVLRGQE; the protein is encoded by the exons ATGGAGCCGGCTCACAGAGCGCTGCTGCGGGCGCACCGGCTGGACCTGTCCGGGCAGCTGCTGGTCAGCGACAGCATCGTTCCGCTCCTGTACCAGGACGACATCTTGACGGAGAGCCAGGTGGAGGACATCGAGTCTCAGCCGACGAACAGGCACAAATGTCTGAAGCTGCTGGCCCTCCTGCCGAGCCGCGGGCCCCGGGCCTTCGACTCGTTCCTCCGCTCTCTGGATGAGTTCGGCTGGGTCAGAGACCAACTGGTGCTGGAGCTCCGGACACAGCCCGGACCCGGTCCAACAG ACGTCTGCCGACTCCCTGACTCGGTTCTCCGGAAGGTTCCCTCGGACCGGGACCTGTCCCGGCTGGCCTCTGGTCTCGGGGCCCAGTGGGAGGTGGTCCTGCTGGATCTGGGTCTGCCTGCGGAGGCTGTGTTCCGCTGCCGGTCCGATCACGCTCTCAGTTGTCATGGCGCCGCTCTGGCTGGTCTCGTCCTGTGGAGACGGCGTGAAGGACGGACGGCCACGGTCCAGAGACTGTCTCAGAGCCTGAAGGCTGCCgacgtccatccgtccgtcctgGAGGACGTCCTGAGAGGACAGGAATAA
- the socs2 gene encoding suppressor of cytokine signaling 2 produces MTVVRPMTCQSSESTEAVESSRRADDTSRAVESDENRIASAMKDLKNTGWYWGGLTANEAKGILQDSSEGTFLVRDSSQRDFLFTISAVTSAGPTNLRIEYQRGKFKLDSVVLVKPKLKQFDSVVRLVDHYVQLSGAAPSAAAPNGTVKLLLTRPAYAAAPPLQHLCRVAINRTTGRVRDLPLPDRLKDYLADYTYHV; encoded by the exons ATGACCGTCGTCCGTCCAATGACCTGCCAGTCGTCCGAGTCCACGGAAGCCGTAGAGAGCAGCAGACGAGCTGACGACACATCCAGGGCGGTGGAATCAGACGAGAACCGGATCGCCTCAGCCATGAAGGACCTGAaaaacacag GCTGGTACTGGGGCGGTCTGACTGCTAACGAGGCCAAAGGGATCCTCCAGGACTCGTCGGAGGGGACCTTCCTGGTCCGGGACAGCTCCCAGAGGGACTTCCTGTTCACCATCTCCGCCGTGACCTCGGCGGGTCCCACCAACCTGCGCATCGAGTACCAACGCGGCAAGTTCAAGCTGGACTCTGTGGTTCTGGTGAAGCCCAAGCTGAAGCAGTTTGACAGCGTGGTCCGCCTGGTGGACCACTACGTCCAGCTGTCCGGCGCGGCGCCCTCGGCGGCGGCGCCCAACGGCAcggtgaagctgctgctcacCAGACCCGCGTacgccgccgcgccgccgctGCAGCACCTCTGCCGGGTCGCCATCAACAGAACGACGGGGCGGGTCCGGGACCTGCCGCTGCCCGACAGACTGAAGGACTACCTGGCGGACTACACCTACCACGTGTAG
- the ncaph2 gene encoding condensin-2 complex subunit H2, which produces MVELMTPERVCSCRPTSMESTENRFAHLLQPIRELTKNWDVDVASELNDYLEELDEMCITFDGGNIRLNFAEAALLIQGSACIYSKKVELLHSLVYQTLEYINDKHKKRDKRSAAEDDGLGPVDRCEADDATLCPPDLDISEDSQWTDADTTATVTPLPPESLIPSESREIKLPLISENGEVLYSQKDFRINAFLPGDKGMIVLRLGPASSRLLLDGPPSGRPGRTRGAEPQRRRRSAVTETREDDMGDNAGERVDRQKAQDDGRTVRERRRLEDEVNPWALHDPYAALGEEKPRRPGKCYKVPEGLDDGGKRKRKRGAPLQDFRTWFRGSFDPTEPKLKNGPTFTDLNGVYLSSMKARLASRKAGVAVSDEELRRTFLQLEEAGLQQGEESVEAFRDHDLMGVHDDGSDSGHEDVPADFLGPDVQGAELSYEHLVKLRVEQLVTSSRGYTQETALSQRVRDWGDQIQPELVLQEARPLFDIHAYGDRIVGALQSVGRRRRFSSIAAGLDRLEVCRYLLASLQLANDSTVGVDSAGVLEDGLDSMGLTLLSTQRATDRFQTLTAAS; this is translated from the exons ATGGTTGAATTGATGACGCCGGAGCGTGTTTGCTCCTGCAGACCGACCAGCATGGAGTCCACGGAGAACAGGTTCGCGCAcctgctgcagccaatcagagagctcaCCAAGAACTGGGACGTGGACGTGGCGTCGGAGCTCAACGACtacctggaggag ctGGACGAGATGTGCATCACCTTCGATGGGGGGAACATCAGGCTGAACTTTGCAGAAGCAGCTCTATTGATCCAGGGATCAGCCTGCAtctacagcaagaag GTGGAGCTGCTGCACAGCCTGGTCTACCAGACTCTGGAGTACATCAACGACAAACACAAGAA ACGCGACAAGCGCTCAGCGGCAGAGGACGATGGACTCGGACCAGTGGACAGATGTGAAGCTGATGATGCTACG TTGTGTCCGCCGGACCTGGACATCTCCGAGGACTCCCAGTGGACAGACGCCGACACG ACGGCTACGGtgacccccctccctcccgagTCTCTGATTCCCTCTGAGAGCAGAGAGATCAAGCTTCCTCTCATCAG TGAGAACGGTGAGGTCCTCTACAGCCAGAAGGACTTCAGGATCAACGCGTTCCTCCCAGGAGACAAAGGCATGATCGTCCTCAGGCTGGGACCAGCGTcctccaggctgctgctggacggACCCCCTTCAGGGAGACCAGGT AGGACAAGAGGGGCGGAGCCTCAGAGGAGACGCCGAAGCGCCGTGACGGAGACCAGG GAGGACGACATGGGGGACAACGCGGGGGagcgcgtggacagacagaag GCGCAGGACGATGGCAGGACGGTCCGAGAGAGGAGGCGCCTGGAAGACGAA GTGAACCCGTGGGCACTGCACGACCCCTACGCAGCGCTGGGGGAGGAGAAACCCCGGAGACCAG gtaaatGCTACAAGGTGCCTGAAGGCCTGGACGATggcgggaagaggaagaggaagcggggGGCCCCCCTGCAGGACTTCAGGACCTGGTTCCGGGGCAGCT TCGATCCGACCGAGCCCAAGCTGAAGAACGGACCCACCTTCACAG ATCTGAACGGCGTTTATTTGAGCTCGATGAAGGCGCGGCTGGCGAGCAGGAAGGCG GGCGTGGCTGTCTCCGATGAGGAGCTGAGGCGGAccttcctgcagctggaggaggcggggctgcagcagggggaggagtctgTGGAGGCGTTCAGAGATCATGACCTGATGG GTGTCCATGACGACGGTTCAGACTCGGGACACGAGGACGTCCCAGCGGACTTCCTGGGTCCAG acgTCCAGGGGGCGGAGCTGAGCTACGAACACCTGGTGAAGCTGCGTGTG GAGCAGCTGGTGACGTCCAGCCGGGGCTACACTCAGGAGACGGCTCTGTCCCAGAGGGTCAGGGACTGGGGGGACCAGATCCAGCCTGAACTGGTCCTGCAG GAGGCGCGGCCGCTCTTTGACATCCACGCCTACGGCGACAGGATAGTGGGGGCGCTGCAGAGCGTGGGCCGGCGCCGACGGTTCTCCTCCATCGCTGCCGGGCTGGACCGCCTGGAGGTCTGCCGGTACCTGCTGGCGTcgctgcagctg GCGAATGACTCCACGGTGGGCGTGGACAGCGCCGGGGTTCTGGAGGACGGTCTGGACTCCATGGGTCTGACGCTGCTCAGCACGCAGAGGGCGACGGACAGGTTCCAAACGCTGACGGCTGCAAGCTGA
- the sco2 gene encoding protein SCO2 homolog, mitochondrial, which produces MLAVRCIVGDLQRGGRLLRHVPSESPHPHLRRCFLSQGQRSAGSAPLRLRTRLAVTALLGGGLLAGCWLVSQEKRQKLQQQRRRQLRDAALGHGHFSLLDHRGRRRTKEDLLGRWVLLYFGFTHCPDICPDELDKLSAVVSALDGDASLPPVQPVFITVDPERDDVPALARYVRDFHPRLIGLTGTVEEVRAAGRDYRVYASRGPEDEDGDYLVDHSVLIYLLGPDGLFLDYYNRTKTREQIAQSLRNHMGGGTPWIGRVTSSAPKEV; this is translated from the coding sequence ATGCTGGCGGTCAGATGCATTGTGGGTGATCTGCAGCGAGGAGGAAGACTCCTGAGACATGTCCCCTCAGAGAGTCCACACCCTCACCTccgccgctgcttcctgtcccagggtcagaggtcagcaggCTCTGCTCCCCTGAGGCTGCGGACCCGCCTGGCTGTGACGGCGCTGCTCGGCGGCGGGCTGCTCGCCGGCTGCTGGTTGGTTTCCCAGGAGAAGCgtcagaagctgcagcagcagcggagacGGCAGCTGCGGGACGCGGCTCTGGGACACGGACACTTCAGCCTCCTGGACCACAGGGGGCGGCGCAGGACCAAGGAGGACCTGCTGGGCCGCTGGGTGCTGCTCTACTTCGGATTCACACACTGTCCCGACATCTGTCCCGACGAGCTGGACAAGCTGAGCGCCGTGGTGTCCGCCCTGGACGGGGACGCCTCCCTGCCGCCGGTCCAGCCCGTCTTCATCACCGTGGACCCGGAGAGGGACGACGTCCCGGCGCTGGCACGCTACGTCAGAGATTTCCACCCCCGTCTGATCGGACTGACGGGGacggtggaggaggtgagagcGGCTGGGCGGGACTACAGAGTGTACGCCAGCCGGGGCcccgaggacgaggacggggactACCTGGTGGACCACAGCGTCCTGATCTACCTGCTCGGCCCGGACGGGCTGTTCCTGGACTACTACAACAGGACCAAGACCCGGGAGCAGATCGCTCAGAGCCTCAGGAACCACATGGGCGGCGGGACGCCTTGGATTGGgcgtgtgacatcatcagccccGAAGGAAGTGTGA